From one Rhizobium rosettiformans genomic stretch:
- a CDS encoding aldo/keto reductase, with translation MHDAIPTVTLPGGAEVPSLGFGTWMMGENRSTAKAEVDAIRLALDLGMTVIDTAEMYGDGGAERIVGEALKDRREDAFLVTKILPWNASYDGTIKACHTSLDRLGTDHLDLYLLHWRGEHPLDETVAAMEELKTAGRIRAWGVSNFDVEDMEELFSVADGKNCAVNQVLYNLSRRGIEFDLLPWCQEHQIPVMAYSPIEQGRILHHPELVHVAKAYQATPAQVALAFLLEREGVIPIPKTSNLRRLQENRDAVDLDISDEDWSRLDAAFPPPARKMPLEML, from the coding sequence ATGCACGACGCCATACCGACTGTCACCTTGCCGGGCGGTGCAGAGGTCCCGAGCCTCGGCTTCGGCACCTGGATGATGGGCGAGAATCGATCGACCGCGAAAGCCGAAGTTGATGCCATCAGGCTCGCACTCGACCTCGGCATGACCGTGATCGACACGGCCGAAATGTATGGCGACGGCGGTGCCGAACGCATTGTCGGTGAAGCCTTGAAGGATCGGCGCGAAGACGCCTTTCTCGTTACCAAGATCCTGCCCTGGAATGCGAGTTACGATGGCACAATCAAGGCCTGCCATACCAGCCTCGACCGGCTGGGGACCGACCATCTCGATCTCTATCTTCTGCATTGGCGCGGGGAGCATCCGCTCGACGAGACGGTCGCTGCGATGGAAGAGCTGAAAACAGCCGGCCGCATCCGCGCCTGGGGCGTCTCGAATTTCGATGTCGAGGACATGGAGGAACTGTTCTCCGTGGCCGACGGCAAGAACTGCGCCGTCAACCAAGTGCTCTACAATCTCTCCCGTCGCGGCATCGAATTCGACCTTCTGCCCTGGTGCCAGGAGCACCAGATACCGGTCATGGCCTATTCACCGATCGAGCAGGGACGGATCCTGCACCATCCCGAACTGGTCCACGTCGCCAAGGCCTATCAGGCGACGCCGGCACAGGTGGCGCTCGCCTTTCTACTCGAGCGCGAGGGCGTCATTCCTATCCCCAAGACCTCGAACTTGCGCCGCCTGCAGGAAAACCGTGACGCCGTCGATCTCGACATCTCCGATGAAGACTGGTCACGTCTGGACGCGGCCTTCCCGCCCCCTGCCCGCAAGATGCCGCTGGAAATGCTGTAG
- the nthA gene encoding nitrile hydratase subunit alpha, with protein MSGHHPEDHDHHHGHDHHHDNRYSDMEARVRALETLLTEKGLIDPATIDAIVETYETKVGPRNGARVVAKAWADPEFANWLKRDATAAMASLGYTGRQGEHMRAVFNTPDTHNLVVCTLCSCYPWSVLGLPPVWYKAPAYRSRAVIDPRGVLAEFGVTLPESMGIRVWDSTAELRYLVVPMRPAGTDGFNEEQLADLVTRDAMIGTGLALSPEGAR; from the coding sequence ATGTCCGGTCACCACCCTGAAGATCATGATCATCATCACGGGCATGATCACCACCACGACAACCGGTATTCCGATATGGAGGCCCGCGTGCGGGCGCTCGAGACCTTGCTGACGGAAAAGGGCCTGATCGATCCCGCGACGATCGATGCCATCGTCGAGACCTATGAGACGAAGGTGGGGCCGAGAAATGGCGCGCGGGTGGTAGCCAAGGCCTGGGCCGACCCCGAGTTCGCCAATTGGCTGAAGCGCGATGCGACGGCGGCGATGGCAAGCCTCGGCTATACCGGCCGGCAGGGCGAGCATATGCGCGCCGTCTTCAACACGCCCGACACCCACAATCTTGTCGTCTGCACGCTCTGCTCCTGTTACCCTTGGTCCGTGCTCGGTCTGCCGCCCGTCTGGTACAAGGCGCCGGCCTATCGCTCGCGGGCGGTGATTGATCCGCGCGGGGTGTTGGCCGAATTCGGCGTGACCTTGCCGGAGAGCATGGGCATCCGGGTCTGGGATTCGACGGCGGAACTGCGCTATCTCGTTGTCCCCATGCGTCCCGCAGGTACGGATGGCTTCAACGAAGAGCAACTCGCCGATCTCGTCACACGCGACGCGATGATCGGCACCGGCCTGGCGCTCTCACCGGAGGGGGCGCGATGA
- a CDS encoding LysE family translocator yields MSADTLLALVVFAFATSITPGPNNMMLFASGVNFGFRRTIPHMLGIGAGFLSLLIAVGLGLGAVLQAYPPAFLALKVAGGLYLLWIAWKIGSSRTMAEGEAKARPMTFFGAAAFQWVNPKAWVMAVTAMAVYPNPNHYALTVGIVALVFAAVNVPSVSTWAGFGSALREWLSVPVRLKWFNITMAVLLVLSLWPMLN; encoded by the coding sequence ATGTCGGCCGATACGCTTCTGGCGCTTGTGGTCTTTGCCTTCGCGACCTCGATCACCCCGGGGCCCAACAACATGATGCTATTCGCATCGGGGGTCAATTTCGGCTTCCGCCGGACGATTCCGCATATGCTCGGCATTGGTGCCGGGTTCCTCTCGTTGTTGATCGCGGTCGGCCTCGGTCTCGGCGCGGTGCTGCAAGCCTATCCGCCGGCCTTCCTCGCACTCAAGGTTGCCGGCGGGCTCTATCTTCTCTGGATCGCCTGGAAAATCGGCTCTTCGCGCACGATGGCCGAGGGGGAGGCCAAGGCGCGACCGATGACGTTCTTCGGCGCTGCCGCCTTCCAGTGGGTCAATCCGAAAGCCTGGGTCATGGCCGTGACCGCCATGGCGGTCTATCCGAATCCCAATCATTATGCTCTGACTGTCGGGATCGTTGCGCTCGTCTTCGCGGCCGTCAATGTTCCCAGCGTTTCCACCTGGGCCGGATTTGGCTCGGCGCTTCGGGAATGGCTGTCGGTCCCGGTGCGGCTCAAATGGTTCAACATCACCATGGCCGTGCTGTTGGTTCTCAGCCTTTGGCCCATGCTCAACTAG
- the ilvN gene encoding acetolactate synthase small subunit, producing the protein MNAHLQPTGSAYFIAKETSAIESHTLSVLVDNEPGVLARVIGLFSGRGYNIESLTVSETEHEAHLSRITIVTRGTPGVLEQIKAQLERIVPVHRVLDLTVRAKDLGQERPIEREVALVKVVSTGEMRAETLRLADAFQAKVVDATVDHFIFEITGKSSKIDQFVSIMKPLGLNEICRTGIAAMNRGPQGM; encoded by the coding sequence ATGAACGCTCATCTTCAGCCGACCGGTTCGGCCTATTTCATCGCCAAGGAAACCTCAGCCATCGAGAGCCATACGCTCTCGGTACTCGTCGACAACGAACCGGGCGTTCTTGCCCGGGTCATCGGCCTGTTCTCCGGCCGCGGCTATAACATCGAGAGCCTGACCGTCTCCGAGACGGAGCATGAGGCGCATCTGTCACGCATTACGATCGTCACGCGTGGCACCCCGGGCGTGCTCGAGCAGATCAAGGCGCAGCTCGAGCGCATCGTTCCGGTGCACAGGGTGCTGGACCTGACGGTCCGTGCCAAGGATCTCGGCCAGGAGCGGCCGATCGAGCGGGAGGTGGCCCTGGTGAAGGTCGTATCGACCGGCGAAATGCGGGCCGAGACGCTTCGGCTTGCCGATGCCTTCCAGGCCAAGGTCGTGGATGCGACGGTCGACCATTTCATCTTCGAGATCACCGGCAAGTCTTCGAAGATCGACCAGTTCGTCTCGATCATGAAGCCGCTCGGCCTCAACGAGATCTGCCGCACCGGCATTGCCGCGATGAACCGCGGTCCGCAGGGCATGTAA
- the miaA gene encoding tRNA (adenosine(37)-N6)-dimethylallyltransferase MiaA, protein MMEDPDKNNDAILITGPTASGKSALALQFAHRHDGVVINADSMQVYDTLRVVTARPGEAEMGGVPHELYGHVPAGQTYSTGDWLREAGALLARLKHEKRLPVFVGGTGLYFKALTGGLSEMPVIPAGLRSEIRDRLEAEGAEALHEELAELDPGVAQRLNPADGQRIVRALEVFRATGRSIAEFQKQSGPQLVDPERACKLVVLPDRTVLHDRINRRFQQMMDEGAIEEVEALLSLGLKPEMPAMKAIGVAQIADMLAGRISRHEAVERASAATRQYAKRQMTWFRNQMDESWERVDPAVFRID, encoded by the coding sequence ATGATGGAAGATCCTGACAAGAACAATGACGCGATCCTGATAACCGGGCCGACCGCCAGCGGCAAGTCTGCGCTCGCGCTTCAATTTGCCCACCGCCATGACGGCGTCGTCATCAATGCCGACAGCATGCAGGTCTATGACACGCTGCGCGTCGTCACCGCCCGTCCTGGTGAAGCTGAGATGGGCGGGGTGCCGCATGAACTCTATGGCCATGTCCCGGCAGGCCAAACCTATTCGACTGGCGACTGGTTGCGTGAAGCGGGCGCGCTGCTGGCGCGACTGAAACACGAGAAGCGTCTTCCGGTGTTCGTCGGCGGTACCGGGCTCTACTTCAAGGCGCTAACCGGCGGGCTTTCGGAGATGCCCGTGATCCCGGCTGGCCTGCGGTCGGAGATCCGCGACCGGCTTGAAGCCGAGGGGGCCGAAGCGCTGCACGAGGAATTGGCCGAGTTGGATCCGGGCGTGGCGCAGCGCCTCAATCCGGCCGATGGTCAAAGGATCGTGCGTGCGCTCGAGGTGTTCCGAGCGACAGGGCGGTCCATCGCCGAGTTTCAAAAGCAGTCCGGACCGCAATTGGTCGATCCGGAGCGCGCCTGCAAGCTCGTGGTCCTGCCGGATCGCACGGTGTTGCACGACCGGATCAACAGGCGCTTCCAACAGATGATGGACGAGGGGGCGATCGAGGAGGTCGAAGCGCTTCTGTCGCTTGGCCTGAAGCCGGAGATGCCTGCGATGAAGGCGATCGGCGTGGCGCAAATCGCCGACATGCTTGCGGGCCGGATTAGCCGACACGAGGCGGTCGAGCGGGCCTCTGCCGCGACGCGCCAATATGCCAAGCGACAGATGACCTGGTTCCGCAACCAGATGGATGAAAGCTGGGAACGAGTCGATCCGGCGGTGTTCCGGATCGACTGA
- the serB gene encoding phosphoserine phosphatase SerB produces the protein MALVATLVANPSNPVLSPALGEKAADAVASSRLYWLADGIACDIPLPDGTDPIKAEGALRQVLAGQPVDVAVQDADTRRKSILIADMDSTMIGQECIDELAAEVGLKDKVSQITARAMNGEIAFEPALRERVALLKGLPISVVGEVIAKRITLTPGGKELIATMKARGGYTALVSGGFTVFTAPIAAMLGFDENRANILIEEDGVLTGEVAEPILGKQAKVDSLLDIAGRLGISPNETIAVGDGANDLGMLGIAGSGVALHAKPAVAAEAKIRIDHGDLTALLYLQGYRKSDFVTA, from the coding sequence ATGGCCTTGGTTGCCACGCTTGTCGCCAATCCGTCAAACCCTGTTCTGAGCCCCGCCCTCGGTGAGAAGGCTGCGGATGCCGTCGCGTCTTCGCGCCTCTACTGGCTGGCCGACGGGATCGCCTGCGACATTCCCCTTCCCGATGGCACCGATCCGATCAAGGCCGAAGGCGCCCTGCGTCAGGTGCTGGCGGGTCAGCCCGTCGACGTCGCGGTCCAGGATGCCGACACTCGCCGCAAGTCCATCCTGATCGCCGACATGGATTCGACCATGATCGGCCAGGAATGCATTGACGAGCTCGCGGCCGAGGTCGGCCTGAAGGACAAGGTCTCCCAGATCACGGCCCGGGCCATGAACGGCGAGATCGCCTTCGAGCCCGCCCTGCGCGAACGCGTGGCGCTATTAAAGGGTTTGCCGATCTCGGTGGTCGGCGAGGTGATTGCCAAGCGCATCACTCTGACCCCGGGCGGCAAGGAACTGATCGCGACGATGAAGGCAAGAGGCGGCTACACCGCGCTTGTTTCCGGTGGCTTCACCGTCTTCACCGCCCCGATCGCCGCCATGCTCGGTTTCGATGAGAACCGGGCCAATATCTTGATCGAGGAAGACGGCGTCCTGACCGGCGAGGTTGCCGAACCGATCCTCGGCAAGCAGGCCAAGGTGGATTCCCTGCTCGACATCGCAGGCCGCCTTGGCATCAGCCCGAACGAGACGATTGCCGTCGGCGACGGTGCCAATGATCTGGGCATGCTCGGCATTGCCGGCTCCGGTGTCGCCCTGCATGCCAAGCCGGCCGTGGCCGCTGAAGCGAAGATCCGCATCGACCACGGCGACCTCACCGCCCTTCTCTATCTGCAGGGCTACCGCAAGTCGGACTTCGTGACCGCATAA
- a CDS encoding GNAT family N-acetyltransferase, producing MLIVETERLILRNWQEEDRNLFYEINRDEKVMEFFPFRRSHAECDTLFDRNRDMISETGLGFYALADRTTNEAMGFCGLSPVDLPGILPEGAIEIGWRLATRFWGRGYVTEAASRLIEYARADLRLPTVYAFAVDGNHRSTAVMQRIGMQRLAGQDFDHPKVPDTHPHLKRHVLFRIQFDSTPIRTR from the coding sequence ATGCTGATCGTCGAAACGGAGCGACTGATCCTGCGCAACTGGCAGGAGGAGGATCGCAACCTCTTCTACGAGATCAACCGCGACGAAAAGGTCATGGAGTTCTTCCCGTTTCGCCGCTCCCATGCGGAATGCGACACCCTGTTCGACCGGAACCGCGACATGATCAGTGAAACGGGTCTTGGATTCTACGCGCTCGCCGATCGGACAACAAACGAAGCAATGGGCTTCTGCGGCCTGTCACCCGTGGACCTTCCCGGTATCCTGCCCGAGGGAGCAATCGAGATCGGCTGGCGTTTGGCCACCCGCTTCTGGGGCCGCGGCTACGTCACCGAAGCGGCATCCCGCCTGATCGAATACGCGCGTGCCGACCTGCGTCTGCCGACAGTCTACGCCTTTGCGGTCGACGGCAATCATCGGTCGACCGCTGTCATGCAAAGGATTGGCATGCAACGTCTGGCTGGCCAGGATTTCGATCATCCCAAGGTGCCTGACACGCATCCGCACCTGAAGCGGCATGTATTGTTCAGGATTCAGTTCGATTCCACCCCGATCCGAACAAGATGA
- a CDS encoding ATP-binding protein: MLNDDLHKSGAAGDQDRRDGMRPGNRMLGRVVACNGSRATIAAVAEDGGTDLTELWSVGRLISITVGKNRVVALAYSMQTEGKDWGEGADNQFLIEVELLGEVYVHEDGQELFSTGISRYPYLGAIAHRIRAADLLRIYDTRLGDTAVIGKLTQDETIDATIHVPSMLSKHFAVVGSTGVGKSTAVSLLLRKAIESDPKLRILILDPHNEFAAAFPELAVVIDTDTLDLPFWLMRLDEFAEVLFRGRPPVPEELDILRDLMPEAKRAFRGNESALMRRMADKSSMTADTPVPYRIADLLALIDERIGRLEGRGEKPYLRSLKMRIMSAVNDPRYHFMFSNNTISDTIMETIAHIFRIPGDDRPISTFQLAGIPSEVVNSVASVLCRMAFELALWSNGAIHMLVVCEEAHRYVPADPTLGFFPTRQAIARIAKEGRKYGVSLGVITQRPGELDQTILSQCSTLFAMRLANDRDQEIIRSAIPDSSISTTSFISSIGNGEAIAFGEAIAVPMRMRFTRVAESALPKANGVNAKQTEETPDTVDLRTIVGRMRAIAGPDISAFQQSFETGFGGTPSAPDGIYDDEEFDDDDGHFDSLRASFAPQTPARPAASPFPTASPPPMTRQPFETPLPRQTLSVSETPPIEPYRPDMLPRPGIDEAPRPRMESPAPAHSMAGEPPPATFGSQPLRREGGSSLRESILKKPLSSLYKRD, from the coding sequence TTGTTGAACGATGATCTTCACAAGTCCGGCGCAGCCGGAGATCAAGACCGCCGCGATGGCATGCGGCCTGGCAACCGGATGCTCGGACGCGTCGTCGCCTGCAACGGCTCGCGCGCGACGATCGCAGCCGTCGCCGAAGACGGTGGCACGGATCTCACGGAGCTGTGGTCCGTCGGCCGTCTGATCTCGATCACCGTTGGCAAGAACCGCGTCGTCGCCCTCGCCTATTCCATGCAGACGGAAGGCAAGGACTGGGGCGAAGGGGCCGACAACCAGTTTCTCATCGAGGTCGAACTGCTCGGCGAAGTCTACGTTCACGAAGACGGCCAGGAACTCTTCTCGACCGGCATTTCGCGCTACCCCTATCTCGGCGCCATCGCCCACCGCATTCGCGCGGCTGATCTTCTGCGCATCTACGACACCCGCCTCGGCGACACTGCAGTCATCGGCAAGCTCACCCAGGACGAAACGATCGACGCGACGATCCATGTCCCGTCTATGCTGTCGAAGCACTTCGCCGTGGTCGGCTCGACCGGCGTTGGCAAATCGACCGCCGTCTCCTTACTTCTGCGCAAGGCCATCGAAAGCGATCCGAAGCTGCGCATTCTCATTCTCGATCCGCACAACGAATTCGCGGCCGCCTTTCCCGAGCTGGCCGTCGTCATCGATACCGACACGCTCGACCTGCCCTTCTGGCTGATGCGCCTGGATGAATTCGCAGAGGTTCTGTTCCGCGGTCGCCCGCCGGTTCCGGAAGAGCTCGACATCCTGCGCGATCTCATGCCAGAAGCCAAACGCGCCTTCCGCGGCAATGAGAGTGCCCTGATGCGGCGCATGGCCGACAAGAGCTCGATGACCGCCGACACACCGGTGCCCTACCGCATCGCCGACCTGCTCGCGCTCATCGACGAGCGCATCGGACGCCTCGAAGGCCGTGGTGAAAAGCCCTATCTGCGCTCGCTGAAGATGCGCATCATGTCGGCGGTCAACGATCCGCGCTATCACTTCATGTTCTCCAACAACACGATCAGCGACACGATCATGGAGACGATCGCGCATATCTTCCGCATACCGGGAGACGACCGCCCGATCTCGACCTTCCAGCTTGCCGGGATACCGTCGGAAGTCGTCAACTCCGTCGCCTCGGTTCTCTGCCGCATGGCCTTCGAGCTGGCGCTCTGGTCGAATGGCGCGATCCACATGCTCGTCGTCTGCGAAGAGGCCCACCGCTATGTGCCGGCCGACCCCACTCTCGGCTTCTTCCCGACGCGCCAGGCCATCGCCCGTATTGCAAAGGAAGGCCGTAAATACGGCGTATCGCTTGGCGTGATCACCCAGCGCCCGGGCGAACTCGACCAGACGATCCTGTCGCAGTGCTCGACGCTGTTTGCCATGCGCCTTGCCAACGACCGCGACCAGGAGATCATCCGCTCGGCCATCCCCGACAGTTCGATCTCGACCACCAGCTTCATTTCCTCGATCGGCAATGGCGAAGCCATCGCCTTCGGCGAGGCGATCGCCGTTCCCATGCGGATGCGCTTCACCCGTGTGGCGGAATCGGCGCTGCCGAAAGCCAATGGCGTCAACGCCAAGCAGACCGAGGAAACGCCTGATACCGTCGATCTGCGTACCATTGTCGGTCGTATGCGCGCCATCGCCGGGCCGGACATCTCGGCCTTTCAGCAGAGCTTCGAGACCGGTTTCGGCGGCACCCCGAGCGCCCCTGATGGAATCTATGACGACGAGGAGTTCGACGACGACGACGGACATTTCGACTCGCTGCGTGCGTCGTTTGCCCCACAGACACCGGCGCGCCCAGCCGCCTCTCCTTTCCCGACGGCATCACCGCCGCCAATGACGCGTCAGCCTTTCGAGACGCCATTGCCGCGACAGACGTTGTCGGTCTCGGAGACACCGCCGATCGAACCCTATCGTCCGGACATGCTGCCGCGCCCTGGTATCGACGAGGCGCCCCGCCCGCGCATGGAAAGCCCGGCGCCGGCTCACTCCATGGCTGGCGAGCCGCCGCCAGCGACCTTCGGCTCCCAGCCCCTGCGCCGTGAGGGCGGCTCATCCTTGCGCGAGAGCATTCTCAAAAAACCGCTGTCGAGCCTCTACAAGCGCGACTGA
- a CDS encoding acetolactate synthase 3 large subunit, with the protein MTGAEIVLRALKDNGVEHIFGYPGGAVLPIYDEIFQQEDIQHILVRHEQGAGHAAEGYARSTGKVGVMLVTSGPGATNAVTPLQDALMDSVPLVCISGQVPTSLIGSDAFQECDTVGITRPCTKHNWLVKDVNQLASIIHEAFRIAQTGRPGPVLVDIPKDIQFATGTYTPPDAHKALKSYQPKVSGDARAIQAAVELMASARRPIIYSGGGVINSGPEATKLLRELVGLTDFPITSTLMGLGCYPASGKNWLGMLGMHGSYEANMAMHDCDVMVCIGARFDDRITGRLNAFSPNSKKIHIDIDPSSINKNVRVDVPITGDVGRVLEDMVRAWRALPKKPEASQTAEWNASIAKWRARNSFAYTPSKDVIMPQYALQRLYELTKHRDTYITTEVGQHQMWAAQYIGFEQPNRWMTSGGLGTMGYGLPAAIGVQVAHPDALVIDVAGDASIQMCIQEMSCAIQYELPVKIFILNNQYMGMVRQWQQLLHGNRLSSSYTEAMPDFVKLAEAYGAVGIRCEKPDDLDGAIQEMVEVKKPVIFDCRVANLANCFPMIPSGKAHNEMLLPDEATDEAVATAIDAKGRQLV; encoded by the coding sequence ATGACTGGCGCCGAGATCGTCCTGCGCGCGCTCAAGGATAACGGTGTCGAGCATATCTTCGGCTATCCCGGTGGGGCCGTGCTTCCGATCTATGACGAGATCTTCCAGCAGGAAGACATCCAGCACATCCTCGTGCGCCACGAGCAGGGTGCCGGCCACGCGGCTGAAGGCTATGCGCGCTCGACCGGCAAGGTCGGCGTCATGCTGGTCACGTCAGGCCCCGGTGCGACAAACGCCGTGACGCCGCTTCAGGACGCGCTGATGGACAGCGTTCCGCTCGTCTGCATCTCCGGCCAGGTTCCGACCTCGCTGATCGGCTCGGACGCCTTCCAGGAATGCGATACCGTCGGCATCACGCGCCCCTGCACCAAGCACAACTGGCTGGTCAAGGACGTCAACCAGCTGGCGTCGATCATCCACGAAGCCTTCCGCATCGCCCAGACGGGTCGTCCGGGTCCGGTCCTCGTCGATATCCCGAAGGACATCCAGTTCGCCACCGGCACCTATACGCCGCCGGACGCGCACAAGGCGCTGAAGAGCTACCAGCCGAAGGTTTCGGGTGACGCGCGCGCCATCCAGGCTGCCGTCGAGCTGATGGCCTCTGCCCGCCGTCCGATCATCTATTCCGGTGGCGGCGTGATCAATTCCGGTCCGGAAGCCACCAAGCTGCTGCGCGAACTGGTTGGTCTGACCGACTTCCCGATCACATCGACGCTGATGGGGCTCGGCTGCTATCCGGCGTCCGGCAAGAACTGGCTCGGCATGCTCGGCATGCACGGCTCCTACGAGGCGAACATGGCGATGCATGACTGTGACGTCATGGTCTGCATCGGCGCGCGTTTCGATGACCGCATCACCGGCCGCCTCAACGCGTTTTCGCCGAACTCGAAGAAGATCCACATCGACATCGATCCGTCGTCGATCAACAAGAATGTCCGCGTCGACGTGCCGATCACCGGTGATGTCGGCCGTGTCCTCGAGGACATGGTCCGCGCCTGGCGCGCCCTGCCGAAGAAGCCTGAGGCGTCGCAGACGGCCGAATGGAATGCCAGCATTGCCAAATGGCGCGCCCGCAATTCCTTCGCCTATACGCCGTCCAAGGACGTCATCATGCCGCAATATGCGCTGCAGCGGCTTTATGAACTGACCAAGCATCGCGACACCTACATCACGACGGAAGTCGGCCAGCACCAGATGTGGGCAGCCCAGTATATCGGCTTCGAACAGCCGAACCGCTGGATGACCTCAGGCGGCCTCGGCACGATGGGCTATGGCCTGCCGGCCGCCATCGGCGTCCAGGTCGCGCATCCCGACGCGCTGGTCATCGATGTCGCGGGTGACGCCTCCATCCAGATGTGCATTCAGGAAATGTCCTGCGCCATCCAGTATGAGCTGCCGGTCAAGATCTTCATCCTGAACAACCAGTACATGGGCATGGTGCGCCAGTGGCAGCAGTTGCTGCATGGAAACCGTCTGTCGAGCTCCTACACGGAAGCCATGCCTGACTTCGTCAAGCTGGCGGAAGCCTATGGCGCGGTCGGCATCCGTTGCGAGAAGCCCGACGATCTGGACGGCGCGATCCAGGAAATGGTCGAGGTGAAGAAGCCTGTCATCTTCGACTGCCGCGTTGCCAATCTCGCCAACTGCTTCCCGATGATTCCCTCGGGCAAAGCCCATAACGAGATGCTGCTGCCGGACGAGGCGACCGACGAAGCGGTTGCCACTGCCATCGATGCCAAGGGCCGTCAGCTCGTCTGA
- a CDS encoding metalloregulator ArsR/SmtB family transcription factor yields MAKRGKTEIHPAMDKTSSRVFHALASDPRRMMLVHLSQSTLTAGEIAARFDMAKPSISQHLSILENAELIEGEKKGQYIHYSLRPSALRHALTAMLTTTEFDGETAGASAAEETVGKAKKPSKKKVDLTEVEASSDKPEKTSKAKASEKPVKEKPKKVEADLPPAPQQMGLLDLLGMN; encoded by the coding sequence ATGGCAAAGCGCGGAAAAACCGAAATACATCCGGCAATGGACAAGACCTCGTCCCGCGTCTTCCACGCACTCGCCTCCGATCCACGCCGGATGATGCTGGTGCATCTGTCGCAATCGACCCTGACCGCCGGCGAGATCGCCGCCCGCTTCGACATGGCGAAGCCTTCGATCTCTCAGCATCTCTCGATCCTGGAGAATGCCGAACTCATCGAGGGCGAGAAGAAGGGTCAGTACATCCACTACAGTCTGAGACCCTCAGCCCTGCGTCACGCACTGACTGCCATGCTAACGACGACCGAATTCGATGGCGAGACGGCAGGCGCGTCGGCCGCCGAGGAAACGGTAGGCAAGGCCAAAAAGCCGTCGAAGAAGAAGGTCGATTTGACAGAAGTCGAGGCAAGCTCTGACAAACCGGAGAAGACTTCGAAGGCAAAGGCCAGCGAGAAACCAGTCAAGGAAAAGCCGAAAAAGGTGGAGGCTGATCTGCCCCCGGCACCGCAGCAAATGGGCCTCCTCGATCTCCTCGGCATGAACTGA
- the nthB gene encoding nitrile hydratase subunit beta has product MNGPHDLGGQMGFGPVAPEKDEPIFHADWEKRALGITLSCGAFGAWSIDESRHARETIPPASYLAASYYEVWIRGVDMLLERHGFATAEELASGHHLEQGRAPKRVLKAEMVKGVLARGGPCDRPVETEPKFGVGDRVRTRNFHPTGHTRLPRYARAKAGVVEAVQGGFVFPDDNAHGRGENPQWVYTVVFTGDEIWGEGADATLTVSIDAWESYLERV; this is encoded by the coding sequence ATGAACGGGCCGCATGATCTCGGCGGGCAGATGGGCTTCGGTCCGGTCGCGCCGGAGAAGGACGAGCCAATTTTCCATGCCGACTGGGAAAAGCGCGCGCTCGGGATCACGCTCTCCTGTGGGGCTTTCGGCGCCTGGTCGATCGACGAGAGCCGGCATGCGCGCGAGACTATTCCGCCTGCCAGCTATCTGGCGGCAAGCTATTACGAGGTCTGGATCCGGGGTGTCGACATGCTGCTTGAGCGGCATGGCTTTGCCACCGCCGAGGAACTGGCATCAGGACATCATCTGGAGCAGGGACGCGCGCCGAAACGTGTCTTGAAGGCCGAGATGGTAAAGGGTGTGCTGGCCCGTGGCGGGCCTTGCGATCGTCCCGTTGAGACCGAGCCGAAGTTTGGCGTGGGCGATCGGGTGCGCACGAGGAACTTCCATCCGACCGGTCATACGCGCCTGCCGCGTTATGCCCGCGCAAAGGCGGGAGTCGTCGAGGCAGTGCAGGGCGGTTTCGTTTTCCCTGATGATAACGCCCATGGACGGGGTGAAAACCCGCAATGGGTTTATACCGTCGTGTTCACGGGAGACGAGATCTGGGGCGAGGGTGCCGATGCGACACTGACCGTCTCCATTGATGCCTGGGAGAGTTATCTTGAGCGCGTGTGA